A DNA window from Aythya fuligula isolate bAytFul2 chromosome 4, bAytFul2.pri, whole genome shotgun sequence contains the following coding sequences:
- the LOC116488910 gene encoding alcohol dehydrogenase 1 isoform X1 has product MSTAGKVIKCKAAVLWEANKPFSIEDVEVAPPKAHEVRIKILATGICRSDDHVVTGGLVMPFPIILGHEAAGVVESVGEGVTSLKPGDKVIPLFIPQCGECSACLNSKGNMCIKNDIGSAAGLMADGTTRFTCKGKPIHHFIGTSTFTEYTVVHETAAVKIDSAAPPEKICLIGCGFSTGYGAALQTAKVEAGSTCAVFGLGGVGLSVIMGCKAAGASRIIAIDINSDKFAKAKELGATDCINPKDHKEPIHKVLLGMTGYGVDYSFEVIGRIETMVAALASCHYNYGVSVIVGVPPAAQNITFDPMLLFSGRTWKGSVFGGWKSKDSVPKLVADYMKKKFVLDPLITHTLPFSKINEGFDLLRAGKSIRSVLTF; this is encoded by the exons GTTATTAAATGCAAGGCAGCAGTACTGTGGGAAGCCAATAAACCATTTTCTATCGAGGATGTGGAAGTTGCCCCACCAAAAGCACATGAAGTTCGCATTAAG ATCTTGGCCACGGGGATCTGTCGCTCCGATGACCACGTGGTAACTGGAGGACTGGTTATGCCTTTCCCAATAATTCTTGGGCATGAGGCAGCTGGTGTTGTGGAGAGCGTTGGGGAGGGAGTAACTTCGTTAAAACCAG gagaCAAGGTCATTCCCCTCTTCATTCCACAGTGTGGGGAATGCAGCGCTTGCTTAAACTCCAAGGGTAATATGTGCATTAAAAATGA CATTGGTTCAGCTGCTGGATTAATGGCTGATGGCACCACTAGGTTTACCTGCAAGGGAAAACCAATTCACCACTTTATTGGTACCAGCACCTTCACTGAATACACAGTAGTGCATGAAACCGCTGCGGTCAAAATCGattctgctgctcctccagaaAAAATCTGTCTGATCGGCTGTGGATTCTCAACTGGTtatggggctgctctgcagactGCAAAG GTGGAAGCAGGCTCTACCTGTGCTGTCTTTGGCCTCGGAGGAGTTGGCCTCTCTGTTATCATGGGCTGCAAGGCGGCTGGAGCTTCTCGCATCATTGCCATCGATATCAATAGTGACAAGTTTGCCAAGGCCAAGGAGCTGGGAGCCACTGACTGCATCAACCCTAAAGATCACAAGGAGCCCATTCACAAAGTGCTGCTTGGAATGACTGGCTACGGCGTGGACTACTCCTTCGAGGTCATCGGCCGTATCGAAACCATG GTTGCAGCCCTGGCCTCGTGCCACTACAACTACGGAGTCAGCGTGATCGTGGGAGTGCCCCCTGCAGCACAGAATATCACTTTTGACCCCATGCTCCTCTTCAGTGGTCGCACCTGGAAAGGGTCTGTCTTTGGAG GCTGGAAGAGCAAAGATTCAGTCCCCAAGCTGGTTGCTGactacatgaagaaaaaatttgTTCTGGACCCATTAATAACCCACACCCTTCCTTTCAGTAAGATCAATGAAGGATTTGATCTGCTAAGGGCAGGGAAGAG TATTCGCAGTGTCCTGACGTTTTAG
- the LOC116488993 gene encoding alcohol dehydrogenase 1-like — protein MATSGKVIRCRAAVAWAVGKPLSLEEVEVAPPKAREVRVKIVATGICRTDDHVLEGSFLDIDFPVIPGHEGAGIVESIGEGVTSVKPGDKVILFGLPQCGECCFCKNPDSNYCLKSHLSVSQCLLPDKTSRFTCRGKQIHHFLWISTFAEYTVVPEFTLAKIDAAAPLDKVCLLACGFSTGYGAAINTAKVKPGSTCAVFGLGGVGLSVVMGCKAAGASRIIAVDVNKEKFARAKELGATECISPGDFQKPVQEVLTEMTGYGVDYSFEVIGTADTMVAALASCNMNTGVCVVVGEAPSGSVVPIDPLLFLSGRTYKGTLLGGWRMRDSIPKLVSSYLEKKFNSDLLITHTLPIAKINEGFELLRAS, from the exons ATGGCCACGTCTGGAAAA GTCATccgctgcagagctgctgttgccTGGGCAGTGGGCAAACCGCTCTCTCTCGAGGAGGTGGAGGTTGCACCCCCAAAGGCGCGTGAAGTCCGTGTCAAG ATCGTGGCCACAGGGATTTGTCGCACAGATGACCACGTTCTGGAAGGTTCCTTTCTTGACATTGATTTCCCAGTCATCCCTGGCCAtgaaggagctgggattgtGGAGAGCATTGGGGAAGGAGTGACCTCTGTGAAACCAG GAGACAAAGTCATCCTCTTTGGCCTTCCTCAGTGCGGGGAATGCTGCTTCTGCAAGAATCCTGACTCCAACTACTGCCTGAAGTCCCA CCTCTCCGTGTCGCAGTGCCTGCTGCCTGACAAGACCAGCAGGTTCACGTGCCGGGGGAAGCAGATCCACCACTTCCTCTGGATCAGCACCTTTGCCGAGTACACCGTGGTGCCGGAGTTCACCCTCGCCAAGATAGACGCTGCCGCGCCTCTGGACAAGGTCTGCTTGCTGGCCTGCGGCTTCTCCACGGGCTACGGGGCTGCCATCAACACCGCCAAG GTCAAACCGGGCTCCACCTGTGCCGTCTTCGGCCTCGGAGGAGTTGGGCTCTCCGTGGTCATGGGCTGCAAGGCGGCCGGGGCCTCTCGCATCATCGCCGTCGATGTCAACAAGGAGAAGTTTGCCAGGGCCAAGGAGCTGGGGGCCACCGAATGCATCAGCCCTGGGGACTTCCAGAAGCCTGTTCAGGAGGTGCTCACCGAGATGACCGGCTACGGCGTGGACTACTCCTTCGAGGTCATCGGGACAGCTGACACCATG GTTGCTGCCCTGGCCTCCTGCAACATGAACACTGGTGTCTGCGTGGTGGTTGGAGAGGCACCGTCCGGTTCAGTGGTTCCCATAGatcctttgctttttctaagTGGCCGAACCTATAAAGGGACTCTGCTTGGAG GCTGGAGGATGAGAGACTCCATCCCCAAACTGGTCTCCAGCTATCTGGAGAAGAAATTTAACTCTGACTTGCTGATCACGCACACGCTGCCGATCGCTAAGATCAACGAGGGCTTTGAATTGCTACGCGCAAGCTAA
- the LOC116488910 gene encoding alcohol dehydrogenase 1 isoform X2 — MSTAGKVIKCKAAVLWEANKPFSIEDVEVAPPKAHEVRIKILATGICRSDDHVVTGGLVMPFPIILGHEAAGVVESVGEGVTSLKPGDKVIPLFIPQCGECSACLNSKGNMCIKNDSIGSAAGLMADGTTRFTCKGKPIHHFIGTSTFTEYTVVHETAAVKIDSAAPPEKICLIGCGFSTGYGAALQTAKVEAGSTCAVFGLGGVGLSVIMGCKAAGASRIIAIDINSDKFAKAKELGATDCINPKDHKEPIHKVLLGMTGYGVDYSFEVIGRIETMVAALASCHYNYGVSVIVGVPPAAQNITFDPMLLFSGRTWKGSVFGGWKSKDSVPKLVADYMKKKFVLDPLITHTLPFSKINEGFDLLRAGKSIRSVLTF; from the exons GTTATTAAATGCAAGGCAGCAGTACTGTGGGAAGCCAATAAACCATTTTCTATCGAGGATGTGGAAGTTGCCCCACCAAAAGCACATGAAGTTCGCATTAAG ATCTTGGCCACGGGGATCTGTCGCTCCGATGACCACGTGGTAACTGGAGGACTGGTTATGCCTTTCCCAATAATTCTTGGGCATGAGGCAGCTGGTGTTGTGGAGAGCGTTGGGGAGGGAGTAACTTCGTTAAAACCAG gagaCAAGGTCATTCCCCTCTTCATTCCACAGTGTGGGGAATGCAGCGCTTGCTTAAACTCCAAGGGTAATATGTGCATTAAAAATGA CAGCATTGGTTCAGCTGCTGGATTAATGGCTGATGGCACCACTAGGTTTACCTGCAAGGGAAAACCAATTCACCACTTTATTGGTACCAGCACCTTCACTGAATACACAGTAGTGCATGAAACCGCTGCGGTCAAAATCGattctgctgctcctccagaaAAAATCTGTCTGATCGGCTGTGGATTCTCAACTGGTtatggggctgctctgcagactGCAAAG GTGGAAGCAGGCTCTACCTGTGCTGTCTTTGGCCTCGGAGGAGTTGGCCTCTCTGTTATCATGGGCTGCAAGGCGGCTGGAGCTTCTCGCATCATTGCCATCGATATCAATAGTGACAAGTTTGCCAAGGCCAAGGAGCTGGGAGCCACTGACTGCATCAACCCTAAAGATCACAAGGAGCCCATTCACAAAGTGCTGCTTGGAATGACTGGCTACGGCGTGGACTACTCCTTCGAGGTCATCGGCCGTATCGAAACCATG GTTGCAGCCCTGGCCTCGTGCCACTACAACTACGGAGTCAGCGTGATCGTGGGAGTGCCCCCTGCAGCACAGAATATCACTTTTGACCCCATGCTCCTCTTCAGTGGTCGCACCTGGAAAGGGTCTGTCTTTGGAG GCTGGAAGAGCAAAGATTCAGTCCCCAAGCTGGTTGCTGactacatgaagaaaaaatttgTTCTGGACCCATTAATAACCCACACCCTTCCTTTCAGTAAGATCAATGAAGGATTTGATCTGCTAAGGGCAGGGAAGAG TATTCGCAGTGTCCTGACGTTTTAG